In Sander vitreus isolate 19-12246 chromosome 7, sanVit1, whole genome shotgun sequence, a genomic segment contains:
- the znf362b gene encoding zinc finger protein 362b isoform X3, translated as MAEPRFNNPYFWPPPPSMPGQLDNLVLINKIKEQLMAEKIRPLHLPPTSTPSQQSLLVPTSSPDGSAQHVMSVSKPQQVQGHHQQPQGSGQPDIALHARPASSSGPDGNMDDKSAVKAKGLWEDWHMRQLSEQQGRINHRSGLAPSSRPDSHSTSEALTPTTPTSSSQNRLGGAPSVNIISGLASGPGMDHMKVGGLAGLLGPPPKAPRGRKKIKAENPTGPLLVVPYPILADQGCVTVAPKEGKTYRCKVCPLTFLTKSEMQIHSKSHTEAKPHKCPHCSKTFANASYLSQHLRIHLGIKPYHCSYCENSFRQLSHLQQHTRIHTGDRPYKCAHPGCEKAFTQLSNLQSHQRQHNKDKPYKCPNCYRAYSDSASLQIHLSAHAIKNAKAYCCSMCGRAYTSETYLMKHMSKHTVVEHLVSHQSPQRTESPSIPIRISLI; from the exons ATGGCAGAGCCTCGATTTAACAACCCGTATTTCTGGCCACCCCCTCCATCCATGCCAGGCCAG CTGGATAACCTGGTGCTCATTAACAAGATCAAGGAGCAGCTGATGGCCGAGAAGATCCGACCCCTGCACCTGCCACCTACCTCCACTCCTTCCCAGCAGTCTTTGCTGGTGCCCACCTCGTCCCCGGACGGTAGCGCTCAGCACGTCATGTCGGTGTCAAAGCCACAGCAGGTGCAGGGCCATCACCAGCAGCCGCAGGGTTCTGGCCAACCGGACATTGCTCTGCATGCTCGCCCTGCCTCCAGCTCTGGACCAG ATGGAAATATGGACGACAAGTCAGCAGTGAAGGCCAAAGGATTGTGGGAAGACTGGCACATGAGACAGCTCAGCGAGCAACAGGGCCGGATCAACCATCGCTCAG GTCTGGCTCCTTCGTCCCGACCCGACAGCCACAGCACCTCGGAGGCCCTGACCCCCACGACTCCAACCTCCAGCAGCCAGAACCGCCTGGGCGGTGCCCCCTCTGTGAACATCATCTCCGGGCTGGCTAGCGGTCCTGGCATGGACCACATGAAAGTTGGAGGCCTAGCGGGACTGTTGGGTCCCCCACCCAAGGCACCCAGGGGACGGAAGAAGATCAAAGCTGAAAACCCGACTGGTCCTCTGCTGGTGGTGCCCTACCCCATCCTAGCTGACCAAGGCTGTGTCACCGTGGCACCTAAAGAGGGCAAAACCTACAG ATGCAAAGTGTGCCCGCTCACCTTCTTAACCAAGTCCGAGATGCAGATTCACTCCAAGTCCCACACGGAGGCCAAACCCCACAAGTGTCCCCACTGCTCCAAGACGTTCGCCAACGCCTCCTACCTGTCCCAGCACCTGCGCATCCACCTGGGGATCAAACCCTACCACTGCTCCTACTGCGAGAACTCCTTCCGTCAGCTGTCACACCTGCAGCAGCACACCAG AATCCACACTGGCGATAGGCCTTATAAATGTGCTCACCCCGGATGTGAAAAGGCTTTTACCCAGCTGTCTAACCTCCAG TCTCACCAGAGGCAGCACAATAAAGACAAGCCGTATAAATGTCCTAACTGCTACCGTGCCTACTCAGACTCCGCATCGTTGCAGATCCACTTGTCAGCGCACGCCATCAAAAACGCTAAGGCCTACTGCTGTAGCATGTGTGGCCGGGCATACACCTCA GAGACCTACCTTATGAAGCACATGTCCAAACATACGGTGGTGGAGCACCTAGTGAGCCACCAGTCGCCTCAGAGAACCGAGTCCCCCAGCATCCCCATACGCATCTCCCTCATCTGA
- the LOC144520744 gene encoding tumor necrosis factor receptor superfamily member 1A isoform X1, with translation MVYSSNMDFVLVFPLILALLFTGQCYTEVTGQKGSSCYKMCPPGYHAAGECADTVAKHKCEKCGNGTYTAIENARPECLTCDVCRNFQEEEHHCSFNRNVECKCKKGYYNSPLKSDPTKMYCKKCPCEPCKEPSNNKRKCQSCQSCLDLPECKEQCTESAFPTDLSTTSASPAATTTTASNNISNPIVNPVPPNLNEIPWLFLVALLVTFLVFLLLLLLFARNLFRYTNCLCWSAKKDLKLPVEQPKFNEQSSHQGSFPNTLTFNISEETPMMTFCQSPATLQHPAHIASLLSDHKAVRQDEQSEHWPAVVLYAIIKEVPLRRWKEFLRLLSVADQQLERVELESGLGLGSMERQYQMLRLWSQRSSASLNDIFSALHYMDLSGCAQLLQERMEKLQWRPELKQGFTACRSYTDHGFNGAMQDT, from the exons ATGGTCTACTCTTCCAACATGGACTTTGTTTTG GTTTTTCCACTGATACTTGCCTTGCTTTTCACCGGACAGTGTTACACTGAGGTTACAGGACAAAAGGGGAGTTCATGTTATAAAATGTGCCCACCTG GGTATCATGCAGCCGGTGAGTGTGCTGATACAGTTGCAAAgcacaaatgtgaaaaatgtggtaATGGCACATACACAGCTATAGAAAACGCAAGGCCAGAATGCCTGACGTGTGATGTATGTCGTA ATTTTCAGGAGGAAGAACATCACTGCTCCTTTAATAGAAATGtagaatgtaaatgtaaaaagggATACTACAACTCCCCACTAAAGTCTGACCCCACCAAAATGTATTGCAAGAAATGCCCCTGTGAACCTTGTAAAG AGCCTTCCaacaacaaaaggaaatgccagtCCTGCCAAAG TTGTTTGGACCTCCCTGAATGCAAGGAGCAATGTACAGAAAGTGCATTTCCAACAGATCTATCAACAACATCTGCATCTCCAGCTGCAACTACGACCACAGCTTCAAACAACATATCGAATCCTATCGTGAATCCAGTTCCACCTAACT TGAACGAAATTCCCTGGCTGTTTCTGGTGGCACTTCTGGTGACATTTCTGGTGTTCCTTTTGCTCCTGCTGCTCTTCGCCAGGAATCTGTTCAGATACACAAATTGTCTTTGCTGGAGTGCGAAAAAAGACCTGAAGCTGCCTGTTGAGCAGCCCAAATTCAATG AACAAAGCAGTCATCAAGGCAGCTTCCCCAACACGCTG ACATTTAACATATCTGAGGAAACTCCCATGATGACTTTTTGTCAGAGTCCAGCCACGCTACAACATCCAGCCCACATCGCTTCTCTACTATCAGACCACAAAG CTGTCCGACAAGATGAGCAATCAGAGCACTGGCCGGCCGTCGTCCTCTACGCGATTATCAAGGAGGTGCCCTTGCGTAGGTGGAAGGAGTTCTTGCGTCTGCTCTCTGTGGCTGATCAGCAGCTGGAGCGAGTGGAGCTGGAGTCCGGTTTGGGTCTGGGCTCCATGGAGAGGCAGTACCAGATGCTGAGGCTGTGGAGTCAGCGCTCCTCTGCGAGCCTGAATGACATCTTCTCGGCCTTGCACTACATGGATTTATCCGGCTGTGCCCAGCTGTTGCAGGAAAGAATGGAAAAGCTGCAGTGGAGGCCTGAACTGAAGCAAGGTTTCACAGCCTGCAGAAGTTACACCGACCATGGCTTCAATGGGGCAATGCAGGACACCTGA
- the znf362b gene encoding zinc finger protein 362b isoform X2, which produces MAEPRFNNPYFWPPPPSMPGQIKEQLMAEKIRPLHLPPTSTPSQQSLLVPTSSPDGSAQHVMSVSKPQQVQGHHQQPQGSGQPDIALHARPASSSGPGTAFTWLVVGPDGNMDDKSAVKAKGLWEDWHMRQLSEQQGRINHRSGLAPSSRPDSHSTSEALTPTTPTSSSQNRLGGAPSVNIISGLASGPGMDHMKVGGLAGLLGPPPKAPRGRKKIKAENPTGPLLVVPYPILADQGCVTVAPKEGKTYRCKVCPLTFLTKSEMQIHSKSHTEAKPHKCPHCSKTFANASYLSQHLRIHLGIKPYHCSYCENSFRQLSHLQQHTRIHTGDRPYKCAHPGCEKAFTQLSNLQSHQRQHNKDKPYKCPNCYRAYSDSASLQIHLSAHAIKNAKAYCCSMCGRAYTSETYLMKHMSKHTVVEHLVSHQSPQRTESPSIPIRISLI; this is translated from the exons ATGGCAGAGCCTCGATTTAACAACCCGTATTTCTGGCCACCCCCTCCATCCATGCCAGGCCAG ATCAAGGAGCAGCTGATGGCCGAGAAGATCCGACCCCTGCACCTGCCACCTACCTCCACTCCTTCCCAGCAGTCTTTGCTGGTGCCCACCTCGTCCCCGGACGGTAGCGCTCAGCACGTCATGTCGGTGTCAAAGCCACAGCAGGTGCAGGGCCATCACCAGCAGCCGCAGGGTTCTGGCCAACCGGACATTGCTCTGCATGCTCGCCCTGCCTCCAGCTCTGGACCAGGTACAGCCTTCACTTGGTTGGTTGTTGGCCCAG ATGGAAATATGGACGACAAGTCAGCAGTGAAGGCCAAAGGATTGTGGGAAGACTGGCACATGAGACAGCTCAGCGAGCAACAGGGCCGGATCAACCATCGCTCAG GTCTGGCTCCTTCGTCCCGACCCGACAGCCACAGCACCTCGGAGGCCCTGACCCCCACGACTCCAACCTCCAGCAGCCAGAACCGCCTGGGCGGTGCCCCCTCTGTGAACATCATCTCCGGGCTGGCTAGCGGTCCTGGCATGGACCACATGAAAGTTGGAGGCCTAGCGGGACTGTTGGGTCCCCCACCCAAGGCACCCAGGGGACGGAAGAAGATCAAAGCTGAAAACCCGACTGGTCCTCTGCTGGTGGTGCCCTACCCCATCCTAGCTGACCAAGGCTGTGTCACCGTGGCACCTAAAGAGGGCAAAACCTACAG ATGCAAAGTGTGCCCGCTCACCTTCTTAACCAAGTCCGAGATGCAGATTCACTCCAAGTCCCACACGGAGGCCAAACCCCACAAGTGTCCCCACTGCTCCAAGACGTTCGCCAACGCCTCCTACCTGTCCCAGCACCTGCGCATCCACCTGGGGATCAAACCCTACCACTGCTCCTACTGCGAGAACTCCTTCCGTCAGCTGTCACACCTGCAGCAGCACACCAG AATCCACACTGGCGATAGGCCTTATAAATGTGCTCACCCCGGATGTGAAAAGGCTTTTACCCAGCTGTCTAACCTCCAG TCTCACCAGAGGCAGCACAATAAAGACAAGCCGTATAAATGTCCTAACTGCTACCGTGCCTACTCAGACTCCGCATCGTTGCAGATCCACTTGTCAGCGCACGCCATCAAAAACGCTAAGGCCTACTGCTGTAGCATGTGTGGCCGGGCATACACCTCA GAGACCTACCTTATGAAGCACATGTCCAAACATACGGTGGTGGAGCACCTAGTGAGCCACCAGTCGCCTCAGAGAACCGAGTCCCCCAGCATCCCCATACGCATCTCCCTCATCTGA
- the LOC144520744 gene encoding uncharacterized protein LOC144520744 isoform X2 — translation MVYSSNMDFVLVFPLILALLFTGQCYTEVTGQKGSSCYKMCPPGYHAADFQEEEHHCSFNRNVECKCKKGYYNSPLKSDPTKMYCKKCPCEPCKEPSNNKRKCQSCQSCLDLPECKEQCTESAFPTDLSTTSASPAATTTTASNNISNPIVNPVPPNLNEIPWLFLVALLVTFLVFLLLLLLFARNLFRYTNCLCWSAKKDLKLPVEQPKFNEQSSHQGSFPNTLTFNISEETPMMTFCQSPATLQHPAHIASLLSDHKAVRQDEQSEHWPAVVLYAIIKEVPLRRWKEFLRLLSVADQQLERVELESGLGLGSMERQYQMLRLWSQRSSASLNDIFSALHYMDLSGCAQLLQERMEKLQWRPELKQGFTACRSYTDHGFNGAMQDT, via the exons ATGGTCTACTCTTCCAACATGGACTTTGTTTTG GTTTTTCCACTGATACTTGCCTTGCTTTTCACCGGACAGTGTTACACTGAGGTTACAGGACAAAAGGGGAGTTCATGTTATAAAATGTGCCCACCTG GGTATCATGCAGCCG ATTTTCAGGAGGAAGAACATCACTGCTCCTTTAATAGAAATGtagaatgtaaatgtaaaaagggATACTACAACTCCCCACTAAAGTCTGACCCCACCAAAATGTATTGCAAGAAATGCCCCTGTGAACCTTGTAAAG AGCCTTCCaacaacaaaaggaaatgccagtCCTGCCAAAG TTGTTTGGACCTCCCTGAATGCAAGGAGCAATGTACAGAAAGTGCATTTCCAACAGATCTATCAACAACATCTGCATCTCCAGCTGCAACTACGACCACAGCTTCAAACAACATATCGAATCCTATCGTGAATCCAGTTCCACCTAACT TGAACGAAATTCCCTGGCTGTTTCTGGTGGCACTTCTGGTGACATTTCTGGTGTTCCTTTTGCTCCTGCTGCTCTTCGCCAGGAATCTGTTCAGATACACAAATTGTCTTTGCTGGAGTGCGAAAAAAGACCTGAAGCTGCCTGTTGAGCAGCCCAAATTCAATG AACAAAGCAGTCATCAAGGCAGCTTCCCCAACACGCTG ACATTTAACATATCTGAGGAAACTCCCATGATGACTTTTTGTCAGAGTCCAGCCACGCTACAACATCCAGCCCACATCGCTTCTCTACTATCAGACCACAAAG CTGTCCGACAAGATGAGCAATCAGAGCACTGGCCGGCCGTCGTCCTCTACGCGATTATCAAGGAGGTGCCCTTGCGTAGGTGGAAGGAGTTCTTGCGTCTGCTCTCTGTGGCTGATCAGCAGCTGGAGCGAGTGGAGCTGGAGTCCGGTTTGGGTCTGGGCTCCATGGAGAGGCAGTACCAGATGCTGAGGCTGTGGAGTCAGCGCTCCTCTGCGAGCCTGAATGACATCTTCTCGGCCTTGCACTACATGGATTTATCCGGCTGTGCCCAGCTGTTGCAGGAAAGAATGGAAAAGCTGCAGTGGAGGCCTGAACTGAAGCAAGGTTTCACAGCCTGCAGAAGTTACACCGACCATGGCTTCAATGGGGCAATGCAGGACACCTGA
- the znf362b gene encoding zinc finger protein 362b isoform X1 — translation MAEPRFNNPYFWPPPPSMPGQLDNLVLINKIKEQLMAEKIRPLHLPPTSTPSQQSLLVPTSSPDGSAQHVMSVSKPQQVQGHHQQPQGSGQPDIALHARPASSSGPGTAFTWLVVGPDGNMDDKSAVKAKGLWEDWHMRQLSEQQGRINHRSGLAPSSRPDSHSTSEALTPTTPTSSSQNRLGGAPSVNIISGLASGPGMDHMKVGGLAGLLGPPPKAPRGRKKIKAENPTGPLLVVPYPILADQGCVTVAPKEGKTYRCKVCPLTFLTKSEMQIHSKSHTEAKPHKCPHCSKTFANASYLSQHLRIHLGIKPYHCSYCENSFRQLSHLQQHTRIHTGDRPYKCAHPGCEKAFTQLSNLQSHQRQHNKDKPYKCPNCYRAYSDSASLQIHLSAHAIKNAKAYCCSMCGRAYTSETYLMKHMSKHTVVEHLVSHQSPQRTESPSIPIRISLI, via the exons ATGGCAGAGCCTCGATTTAACAACCCGTATTTCTGGCCACCCCCTCCATCCATGCCAGGCCAG CTGGATAACCTGGTGCTCATTAACAAGATCAAGGAGCAGCTGATGGCCGAGAAGATCCGACCCCTGCACCTGCCACCTACCTCCACTCCTTCCCAGCAGTCTTTGCTGGTGCCCACCTCGTCCCCGGACGGTAGCGCTCAGCACGTCATGTCGGTGTCAAAGCCACAGCAGGTGCAGGGCCATCACCAGCAGCCGCAGGGTTCTGGCCAACCGGACATTGCTCTGCATGCTCGCCCTGCCTCCAGCTCTGGACCAGGTACAGCCTTCACTTGGTTGGTTGTTGGCCCAG ATGGAAATATGGACGACAAGTCAGCAGTGAAGGCCAAAGGATTGTGGGAAGACTGGCACATGAGACAGCTCAGCGAGCAACAGGGCCGGATCAACCATCGCTCAG GTCTGGCTCCTTCGTCCCGACCCGACAGCCACAGCACCTCGGAGGCCCTGACCCCCACGACTCCAACCTCCAGCAGCCAGAACCGCCTGGGCGGTGCCCCCTCTGTGAACATCATCTCCGGGCTGGCTAGCGGTCCTGGCATGGACCACATGAAAGTTGGAGGCCTAGCGGGACTGTTGGGTCCCCCACCCAAGGCACCCAGGGGACGGAAGAAGATCAAAGCTGAAAACCCGACTGGTCCTCTGCTGGTGGTGCCCTACCCCATCCTAGCTGACCAAGGCTGTGTCACCGTGGCACCTAAAGAGGGCAAAACCTACAG ATGCAAAGTGTGCCCGCTCACCTTCTTAACCAAGTCCGAGATGCAGATTCACTCCAAGTCCCACACGGAGGCCAAACCCCACAAGTGTCCCCACTGCTCCAAGACGTTCGCCAACGCCTCCTACCTGTCCCAGCACCTGCGCATCCACCTGGGGATCAAACCCTACCACTGCTCCTACTGCGAGAACTCCTTCCGTCAGCTGTCACACCTGCAGCAGCACACCAG AATCCACACTGGCGATAGGCCTTATAAATGTGCTCACCCCGGATGTGAAAAGGCTTTTACCCAGCTGTCTAACCTCCAG TCTCACCAGAGGCAGCACAATAAAGACAAGCCGTATAAATGTCCTAACTGCTACCGTGCCTACTCAGACTCCGCATCGTTGCAGATCCACTTGTCAGCGCACGCCATCAAAAACGCTAAGGCCTACTGCTGTAGCATGTGTGGCCGGGCATACACCTCA GAGACCTACCTTATGAAGCACATGTCCAAACATACGGTGGTGGAGCACCTAGTGAGCCACCAGTCGCCTCAGAGAACCGAGTCCCCCAGCATCCCCATACGCATCTCCCTCATCTGA